Within the Thermovirga sp. genome, the region TCGCGCAAGACATCCTCTTCGGAACCCACTTTTTCTATAAAGCCGTTCTTGGTCAGTATGGCTCCCCTTTCCCAGGATACGACCCTGTTCTCATTGACGAGGGGTGTAAAGATCCGGGATCCACGGAAAAGCTTAATCGTCATGATGGCTCACCGGCCATCTCGAGGAGCCTGAGCTCGATAATCTGCTCGGGATCAAAATCAGCCACCTGGAGGTAACGGGCGGCGCTCTGGTAGATCGCGGAGGCAGGGACCATGCCGTAGATCTCGGTTTCGACGACGGGGACACCCCACCTGGAGGCCTCCATCCTGACCAGTTCGAGGACCCTGTAAAGGGGATCTTTTTCATGATCCACTATGTTAACACTCACCTGGACCATCCCCTTGTCCTCAAGGGCGAGTCCTATGGCCTTGACGTGGGCCAGGCCTCCCCCGGAGAACCTGATGGCTTTGGCTATCTCCTTGGCGATCTCTATCCTCGTGGTACCCAGGTTGACGTTGAAGGCGACCAGGAATTTCCTGGCCCCCACCACCGTGGCCCCCGCCGAGGGATGCAACTGGGCCTGTCCGATATCGGGAAGCCTGTCAGGTTCCTTTATGGCCTTCTTCAACGCCTCGAACTGTCCTTTTCGGATATTCTCGAGGTTCTTCCTTTCCGGTCTCGTGGCGGCCTCCTCGTAGAAGTAGACCGGGACCTCGTACTTCT harbors:
- the ftcD gene encoding glutamate formimidoyltransferase encodes the protein MMRIVECVPNFSEGRRKEVIDKIVEPFRNGKGFSLLDHRADENHNRLVVSLAGDPGAIADALMASAGVAFSLIDMNTHSGAHPRIGALDVVPFTPLKGVTMEECVDIAREFGQRLNEKYEVPVYFYEEAATRPERKNLENIRKGQFEALKKAIKEPDRLPDIGQAQLHPSAGATVVGARKFLVAFNVNLGTTRIEIAKEIAKAIRFSGGGLAHVKAIGLALEDKGMVQVSVNIVDHEKDPLYRVLELVRMEASRWGVPVVETEIYGMVPASAIYQSAARYLQVADFDPEQIIELRLLEMAGEPS